In Candidatus Sodalis pierantonius str. SOPE, one DNA window encodes the following:
- a CDS encoding IS5-like element ISSoEn1 family transposase: protein MAKQKFKITNWPAYNNALRQRGDMTVWLDESAIAAWTESTPPEHRGRPLHYTDMAITTVLMIKRVFNLSLRALQGFVDAIFKLMGLSLRCPDYSLVSRRAKTVDISIKTPTRGEISHLVIDGTGLKIFGEGEWKVRQHGAERRRVWRKLHLAVDSATHEIICADLSLSGTTDAQALPGLINQTHRKIREASADSAYDTRYCHDALLRKKIKPLIPPRSGAQYWPARYHERNHAVANQHLSGNNDTWKKKVGYHRRSLAETAMFRFKTLLGGHLSLHDYDAQVGEAMAMVKALNRITLLGMPNSVRIM, encoded by the coding sequence ATGGCAAAGCAAAAGTTTAAAATCACCAACTGGCCCGCATACAACAATGCGCTCAGGCAGCGGGGGGACATGACAGTATGGCTTGATGAGTCAGCCATTGCTGCATGGACTGAGAGTACACCACCTGAACATCGTGGCCGGCCGCTTCACTACACCGATATGGCCATTACCACGGTTCTGATGATAAAGCGCGTGTTTAACCTTTCGCTCCGGGCGTTACAGGGTTTCGTTGACGCGATTTTTAAACTGATGGGGCTGTCGCTGCGCTGCCCAGATTACTCTCTGGTCAGCCGGCGAGCAAAAACCGTCGACATCAGCATAAAAACGCCAACCCGCGGCGAAATCTCACACCTGGTCATCGATGGCACCGGCCTGAAAATCTTCGGCGAAGGCGAATGGAAAGTCAGGCAGCATGGGGCTGAGAGGCGCAGAGTATGGCGCAAGCTTCATCTGGCAGTAGATAGCGCGACACATGAAATTATCTGTGCCGATTTATCGCTAAGCGGTACGACAGATGCGCAGGCGCTGCCCGGGCTGATTAACCAAACCCACCGGAAAATCAGGGAAGCGTCGGCTGACAGTGCTTACGATACGCGTTACTGTCATGATGCTCTGCTGAGGAAAAAAATAAAGCCGCTTATCCCACCGCGAAGTGGTGCGCAATATTGGCCAGCTCGATACCATGAGCGTAACCATGCGGTGGCAAATCAGCATCTGAGCGGCAATAACGATACCTGGAAAAAGAAAGTAGGTTATCACCGGCGTTCACTGGCTGAAACGGCCATGTTCCGGTTTAAAACACTTCTGGGTGGTCATCTGAGTCTGCATGACTATGACGCGCAGGTAGGTGAGGCTATGGCAATGGTCAAAGCGCTTAACCGGATCACGTTGTTAGGAATGCCAAACAGCGTCCGCATCATGTAA
- a CDS encoding winged helix-turn-helix domain-containing protein gives MKLTETITIDNLDVKVAPDLQTRLRWKEYQILRLLVENSPKAVTRGEFVNRIWKGTYCSDSTINQTIKSIRKKIGDKEHEIIKTVPRVGYIIEEKHRLDMHSSPPFAFPGTGAGPAVDDRPQPLPVDTASTAPPAPQ, from the coding sequence ATGAAACTTACTGAAACTATCACTATCGATAATCTTGATGTGAAAGTCGCCCCGGATTTGCAGACCCGACTTCGTTGGAAAGAGTACCAAATATTGCGTTTATTGGTTGAAAACTCCCCGAAAGCCGTTACGCGCGGGGAGTTCGTAAACCGCATTTGGAAAGGCACCTATTGCTCTGATTCTACTATTAATCAAACGATAAAATCGATTCGCAAAAAAATTGGCGACAAAGAACACGAAATAATAAAAACTGTCCCGCGCGTTGGCTATATTATCGAAGAAAAACATCGGCTTGATATGCACTCCAGCCCACCTTTCGCTTTCCCCGGCACGGGCGCGGGTCCCGCCGTCGACGATCGGCCGCAACCTCTGCCAGTTGATACGGCGTCAACGGCGCCGCCGGCCCCACAGTAG
- the rimJ gene encoding ribosomal protein S5-alanine N-acetyltransferase, with the protein MFGYPSASPKVWLVTDRLVVRLANERDDYRLAEYYAVNRDYLKPWEPIRDESHCYPSGWQARLGMINEMHRQGSAYYFVLLDPLETEIRGVANFSNVLRGSFHACFLGYSLGEMWQGQGLMFEALQAAVRYMQRQQHMHRIMANYMPHNHRSGSLLARLGFIREGYAKEYLLIDGQWRDHVLMALTYSEWTPGR; encoded by the coding sequence ATGTTCGGCTATCCCTCAGCATCGCCAAAGGTGTGGCTGGTCACCGATCGGCTGGTGGTACGTCTGGCCAATGAACGGGACGATTACCGTCTGGCAGAGTACTATGCGGTTAATCGGGATTATCTCAAACCCTGGGAGCCGATACGCGACGAGAGTCATTGTTATCCCTCAGGCTGGCAGGCGCGTCTGGGAATGATTAACGAAATGCATCGACAGGGCAGCGCCTATTATTTTGTCCTGCTCGATCCGCTGGAAACGGAAATTCGCGGGGTCGCGAATTTCAGCAATGTGCTGCGTGGCTCGTTTCATGCCTGTTTTCTCGGCTATTCGCTCGGAGAAATGTGGCAAGGGCAGGGGCTGATGTTTGAAGCGCTGCAGGCGGCCGTACGCTATATGCAGCGGCAGCAGCATATGCATCGAATAATGGCAAATTATATGCCTCACAATCATCGCAGCGGCAGTTTACTGGCGCGGCTTGGATTTATTCGCGAAGGTTACGCGAAAGAGTATTTATTGATCGATGGCCAGTGGCGAGACCATGTTCTGATGGCATTGACCTACAGTGAATGGACGCCCGGTCGCTAA
- the mdtH gene encoding multidrug efflux MFS transporter MdtH — protein sequence MSSVSQARSLGKYFLLMDNMLVVMGFYVVFPLISIRFVDQLGWAALLVGIALGLRQFIQQGLGIFGGAFADRLGAKPMIIAGMLMRALGFVLMGIADEPWLLWLSCALSALGGTLFDPPRTALVIKLTRPWERGRFYSLLMMQDSACAVIGALLGSWLLRYDFKLVCLAGAVLFVFAAIFNAWLLPGYRISTVRAPMLEGMRRVLRDQRFVTYVLTLTGYYMLSVQVMLMLPIRVNEVAGQPTAVKWMYAIEAALSLSLLYPIARWSEKRFRLETRLMAGLTIMLLSLFPIGLIQDLRALFMLIGLFYIGSIIAEPARETLGASLADNRARGSYMGFSRLGLALGGAIGYSGGGWLYDVGNRLEIPQLPWFMLGLIGFITLLGLYRQFQQRPIEPVMLNGRSEGS from the coding sequence ATGTCGTCGGTCTCGCAAGCTAGGAGCTTGGGTAAATATTTTCTGTTAATGGATAATATGCTGGTGGTGATGGGCTTTTATGTCGTCTTCCCGCTCATTTCCATACGGTTTGTCGATCAACTCGGCTGGGCCGCGCTGCTGGTGGGTATCGCCCTCGGCCTGCGGCAGTTTATCCAGCAGGGGCTGGGTATTTTTGGCGGCGCCTTTGCCGACAGACTGGGGGCGAAGCCGATGATCATCGCCGGTATGCTGATGCGCGCCCTGGGGTTCGTATTAATGGGCATCGCCGACGAGCCCTGGCTGCTTTGGCTCTCCTGTGCGCTCTCCGCCTTGGGGGGCACCCTATTTGATCCGCCCCGGACGGCGCTGGTGATTAAATTGACGCGCCCCTGGGAACGAGGGCGCTTCTATTCGCTGTTAATGATGCAAGACAGCGCCTGCGCCGTTATCGGCGCGCTGCTCGGCAGTTGGCTGCTGCGCTATGATTTTAAATTGGTGTGCCTGGCCGGCGCAGTACTGTTTGTGTTCGCCGCCATCTTTAACGCCTGGCTGCTGCCGGGGTACCGTATCTCCACCGTACGCGCGCCGATGCTGGAAGGCATGCGCCGGGTGCTGCGCGATCAGCGCTTCGTGACCTACGTGTTAACCTTGACCGGCTATTACATGCTTTCGGTACAGGTGATGCTGATGCTGCCGATCCGCGTCAACGAGGTGGCGGGCCAGCCCACGGCGGTGAAATGGATGTATGCTATCGAAGCGGCCCTGTCGCTGTCGCTGCTCTACCCCATTGCCCGCTGGAGCGAAAAGCGCTTCAGGTTGGAAACCCGATTAATGGCGGGGCTGACCATCATGCTGCTGAGTTTGTTCCCAATCGGCCTGATCCAGGATTTGCGCGCGCTGTTCATGTTAATCGGGCTGTTTTACATCGGTTCTATCATTGCCGAACCCGCGCGGGAAACGTTGGGCGCGTCGCTGGCGGACAACCGCGCCCGCGGCAGCTATATGGGATTTAGCCGCCTGGGCCTGGCGCTGGGCGGCGCCATCGGCTATAGCGGCGGCGGCTGGCTGTATGATGTCGGCAACCGGCTGGAGATTCCGCAGCTTCCCTGGTTCATGTTGGGGCTGATAGGTTTTATTACCTTGCTGGGCTTGTACCGTCAATTTCAGCAGCGTCCCATTGAGCCCGTGATGCTCAACGGTCGCAGTGAAGGCTCCTGA
- the grxB gene encoding glutaredoxin 2, which yields MKLYIYEHCPFCVKARMIFGLKNIPIALHVLANDYETTPIAMVGQKMVPILQKDDGSYMPESMDIVHYIDNLDRRPLLTGPTQPAIGKWLKDISDTAQRLLLPRFVRASLEEFATEQARRYFINKKQASLGDFEQLLDHTPGLVKKISQQLRDLDPLIKQPNACNGEVSEDDIHLFPWLRSLTLVAGINWPTRVADYRDNMAKQTQVNLLSSMAQ from the coding sequence ATGAAATTATACATTTATGAGCACTGCCCCTTTTGCGTAAAAGCCCGCATGATTTTTGGCCTTAAAAATATTCCCATCGCGTTGCACGTGCTGGCGAATGACTATGAAACCACCCCCATCGCCATGGTGGGGCAGAAAATGGTGCCGATCTTGCAAAAAGATGACGGCAGCTACATGCCGGAAAGCATGGACATCGTACATTATATTGACAACCTTGACCGGCGCCCGCTGTTGACCGGCCCGACACAGCCCGCCATTGGCAAATGGCTAAAGGACATTAGCGACACCGCGCAGCGCCTGCTGCTGCCGCGCTTTGTGCGCGCGAGCCTGGAAGAGTTCGCCACCGAGCAGGCCCGCCGGTATTTCATTAATAAAAAACAGGCCAGCCTGGGGGATTTCGAGCAATTGCTGGATCACACGCCGGGCTTGGTGAAAAAAATCAGCCAGCAGCTGCGCGATCTGGATCCGTTGATTAAGCAGCCCAATGCCTGCAACGGCGAAGTGTCCGAAGACGATATTCACCTGTTTCCCTGGCTGCGCTCGTTAACCCTCGTTGCCGGCATCAACTGGCCCACCCGCGTTGCCGATTATCGCGATAATATGGCCAAACAGACGCAGGTGAATCTCTTGTCCAGTATGGCGCAATAA
- a CDS encoding Gfo/Idh/MocA family protein gives MTLRIGIIGLGGIAQKVYLPLLGAAARWHLVGAFSPNQSRARALCDSYRIPCFARIDELAQQCDALFVHSSTESHFAVVSDLLKRGRHVYVDKPLAAALEQAEALLTLAARQQRILMVGFNRRFAPLYQRLKQDMQHVASLRMDKHRSDSVGPQDVRFTLLDDYLHVVDTALWLAGGTLALTGGVVWNNGTGQLLYAEHAFRCGEGLVTTAMHRQAGSQRETVTAVTRGALYRVEEMSRFQWERAGTLGELPVPVWQTILTQRGFTGAVEHFIDCAANQMQIPTYPISCSTLYTILCKCLFSEVTVQAVEAQEPVCPAARSVQGDFVRRNDASGANSTHD, from the coding sequence ATGACATTACGGATTGGCATTATTGGCTTGGGCGGCATTGCGCAAAAAGTGTATTTGCCGCTGCTCGGCGCCGCCGCGCGCTGGCATTTAGTGGGCGCCTTCTCACCCAATCAGTCGCGGGCGCGGGCGCTTTGCGACAGTTATCGTATTCCCTGTTTTGCCCGGATAGATGAACTCGCGCAGCAGTGCGACGCCCTGTTTGTCCATAGCAGCACCGAAAGTCATTTCGCTGTGGTGAGCGATTTGCTCAAGCGCGGTCGGCATGTGTATGTGGATAAGCCGCTGGCAGCTGCCCTCGAGCAGGCGGAAGCACTGCTGACGCTGGCCGCCCGGCAGCAGCGGATACTGATGGTCGGTTTCAACCGCCGCTTCGCGCCGCTATACCAGCGTCTCAAACAGGACATGCAGCACGTTGCTTCGCTGCGCATGGATAAGCATCGTAGCGACAGCGTCGGGCCGCAGGACGTGCGTTTTACGCTTTTAGATGATTATCTGCACGTCGTGGACACCGCCTTATGGTTGGCGGGCGGGACGCTGGCGTTGACCGGCGGTGTGGTATGGAACAATGGGACGGGCCAGCTGTTGTACGCCGAGCACGCGTTTCGCTGCGGCGAGGGTTTGGTTACCACCGCTATGCACCGCCAGGCGGGCAGCCAGCGGGAAACCGTCACCGCCGTGACCCGCGGCGCGCTCTATCGGGTAGAGGAGATGAGCCGTTTTCAATGGGAACGCGCGGGAACGCTAGGGGAATTGCCTGTCCCCGTCTGGCAGACGATTTTAACCCAGCGCGGGTTCACCGGCGCGGTAGAGCACTTTATCGACTGCGCGGCGAACCAGATGCAGATTCCGACGTATCCGATCAGCTGTTCGACCTTGTACACGATTCTGTGTAAATGCCTTTTCTCAGAAGTGACCGTCCAGGCGGTAGAGGCCCAAGAGCCGGTTTGTCCAGCTGCTCGAAGCGTTCAAGGCGACTTTGTCCGCCGTAATGACGCATCGGGCGCAAATTCAACTCATGATTGA